A window from Anser cygnoides isolate HZ-2024a breed goose chromosome 1, Taihu_goose_T2T_genome, whole genome shotgun sequence encodes these proteins:
- the NHLRC3 gene encoding NHL repeat-containing protein 3 produces the protein MRGKRAVGPWLVMAGALLVLLGLLGGSQVLKAFDYFYPSSGQQQMYKLDISWPKIPEYFTGQTFCVAVDSLHGLVYVGQRGDNVPKVLVFSEEGYFLYSWNDTVEMPHGIFVLNTATDSSVWITDVGAGKYGHTVKQYSPSGKLLQILGTPGNAGSSLNPIQFDQPAEIFVEESGDMYVVDGDGGMNNRLLKLSTDYKEIWLSGENGTGIGQFKIPHSVTVDPYGRVWVADRDNRRIQVFDKVTGEWLGAWSSCFSEDGPYSVRFTADYKYLIVAQMNINRLAILAAPPVGIIGDCAIVNAIQLADETKPHLVDIDMKSGAIYIAEIGAQQVQKYVPIS, from the exons ATGAGGGGGAAGCGGGCGGTGGGGCCGTGGCTGGTGATGGCGGGcgccctgctggtgctgctcggCCTCCTCGGGGGCTCGCAG GTGTTGAAAGCATTTGATTACTTTTATCCTTCGAGCGGACAGCAACAGATGTACAAGTTGGACATAAGCTGGCCTAAAATTCCAGAGTATTTCACTGGCCAAACGTTTTGTGTTGCTGTTGATTCTCTTCATGGTTTGGTCTACGTGGGACAA aggGGAGATAATGTACCAAAGGTACTTGTATTCTCAGAGGAAGGCTACTTTCTTTACTCCTGGAATGATACAGTTGAAATGCCTCATGGTATCTTTGTATTAAACACCGCAACTGATAGTTCAGTATGGATCACAGATGTTGGAGCAG GAAAATACGGGCACACCGTGAAACAGTACAGCCCTTCTGGTAAACTTTTGCAAATCTTGGGCACGCCAGGGAATGCTGGTTCAAGTTTGAATCCGATACAATTTGATCAACCAGCAGAGATTTTTGTAGAGGAAAGTGGAGATATGTATGTTGTGGATGGAGATGGAGGGATGAATAACAGACTGCTCAAACTGTCCACAG ATTATAAAGAGATCTGGCTGAGTGGAGAAAATGGGACCGGCATTGGCCAGTTCAAGATTCCTCACAGCGTGACAGTGGATCCGTATGGACGG GTGTGGGTTGCAGACAGAGACAACAGAAGAATCCAGGTATTTGATAAAGTGACAGGGGAGTGGCTGGGGGCTTGGAGTAGCTGTTTCTCAGAAGATGGACCCTATTCTGTCAG ATTTACTGCTGATTACAAGTATCTGATTGTAGCTCAGATGAATATCAACCGTTTGGCAATCTTGGCAGCACCACCGGTTGGCATTATTGGGGACTGTGCTATAGTCAACGCGATCCAGCTGGCAGATGAAACCAAGCCACACCTTGTAGATATAGACATGAAGAGCGGAGCAATCTATATTGCAGAGATTGGAGCCCAGCAAGTACAAAAATATGTACCCATAAGCTGA